The following DNA comes from Shinella zoogloeoides.
AAATCTACTATTTTTATAGAAAATATGTAGCCGAATGCCTTTCCCGATGCGGGTGGATATCTCTAGGCGGTCCGCCGCGCGGCCATGGCCGTCACCTCAACCTTCATGCCGGGATCGGCAAGGGCGCCGACGCCGACGGCGCAGCGGACGGGATAGGGTTTTTTGAAATAGCTGCAATAGACCTCGTTGAAGGCCGGGCGGTCGGCCATGTCCGTGAGGTAGATCGTCAGGTGGATCACGTCGGCGAGCGTGCTGC
Coding sequences within:
- a CDS encoding RidA family protein; protein product: MAHGTAPFFIEDTDESEISSDVAGLGNLLMTTHIPLRADGSIETGDIRTQSIATLESLKASLQKAGSTLADVIHLTIYLTDMADRPAFNEVYCSYFKKPYPVRCAVGVGALADPGMKVEVTAMAARRTA